A DNA window from Actinokineospora baliensis contains the following coding sequences:
- a CDS encoding YceI family protein, with protein MERTAMTLAQLPGFVAGTWDIDPVHSDVGFTVRHMVVSKVRGRFDGVSGEIVTTDDPTAASVRVAIDLNTINTHNEQRDGHLRSADFFEVETYPELTYTATGVRADGDEYVLDGELTLKGVTKTVPLRFELNGFGPDPYGGTRVGFSGNTEINRREFGVNFEGIQDGIAVVGDKISIHIELEAVLRQG; from the coding sequence ATGGAGAGAACCGCCATGACCCTCGCCCAGCTCCCCGGGTTCGTCGCAGGCACCTGGGACATCGACCCGGTCCACTCCGACGTCGGCTTCACCGTGCGGCACATGGTCGTCAGCAAGGTCCGGGGCCGCTTCGACGGCGTCAGCGGCGAGATCGTCACCACCGACGACCCGACCGCGGCCTCGGTGCGCGTCGCCATCGACCTGAACACGATCAACACCCACAACGAGCAGCGCGACGGGCACCTGCGCTCGGCCGACTTCTTCGAGGTGGAGACCTACCCGGAGCTCACCTACACCGCCACCGGTGTGCGCGCCGACGGCGACGAGTACGTCCTCGACGGCGAGCTGACGCTCAAGGGCGTCACCAAGACCGTGCCGCTGCGCTTCGAGCTCAACGGCTTCGGCCCGGACCCCTACGGCGGCACCCGCGTCGGGTTCTCCGGCAACACCGAGATCAACCGCCGCGAGTTCGGCGTGAACTTCGAGGGCATCCAGGACGGCATCGCCGTGGTCGGCGACAAGATCTCCATCCACATCGAGCTCGAGGCCGTGCTGCGCCAGGGCTAG